One stretch of Numenius arquata chromosome 8, bNumArq3.hap1.1, whole genome shotgun sequence DNA includes these proteins:
- the FMO1 gene encoding flavin-containing monooxygenase 1 isoform X2, which yields MRVAVVGAGVSGLTAIKCCLDEGLKPTCFEQSRDIGGLWRYTEHVEAGRPSLYPSVISNTSKEMSAFSDFPYPEDFPVFLPNARLLDYLRRYVEHFSLQEHIKFGTTVVSIQKRPDFATTGQWDVVTEADGKQTLHVFDAVMVCSGNFSEPSLPLHCFPGIEKFQGQYFHSRQYKHPDVFQGKRVLVVGMGNSGVDIAVEASRVATKVTVCTGRGAWVLSRVFDHGYPWDMVFNTRLMSLIRNSLPGPLSRGLINYRVNQWFKHENYGLQPEKSCLVREPVLNDDLPSYILTGRITIKPGVKEFKENSVVFHNYPEEEPIDIVVFCTGYNVSFPFLEEAVVKVENKHASLYKYVFPTHLQRPTLAILGLIKPFGAIMPVIEMQARWVTRVFKGLCQLPPQSVMEKEVNEKKKNQPLGFGLSFDEVLKTDCLVYMDKLASFIGAKPSVLGLLCRDPWLALTVFFGPCTPYQYRLGGPGRWEGARQAILTQWDRTLKPTRTRIPTGSSSPCPSLLTVMGLLLLLAAVVFGFQ from the exons aTGAGAGTGGCGGTGGTGGGTGCAGGTGTCAGTGGGCTGACAGCCATCAAGTGCTGCCTGGATGAAGGGCTGAAGCCCACCTGCTTCGAGCAGAGCCGAGACATCGGGGGGCTCTGGCGCTACACG GAGCACGTTGAGGCTGGCCGGCCAAGCCTCTACCCGTCAGTCATCAGCAACACCTCAAAGGAGATGTCGGCGTTCTCTGACTTCCCCTACCCTGAGGATTTCCCAGTGTTCCTGCCCAACGCCCGGCTCCTGGACTACCTCCGGCGCTACGTAGAGCACTTCAGCCTCCAGGAGCACATCAAGTTTGGG ACCACTGTTGTCAGCATCCAGAAGCGCCCTGACTTTGCCACCACGGGCCAGTGGGATGTGGTTACAGAGGCAGATGGGAAGCAGACATTGCATGTCTTCGATGCTGTTATGGTTTGCAGCGGCAATTTCTCTGAGCCGTCCCTCCCCCTGCACTGTTTTCCTG GCATTGAGAAGTTTCAAGGCCAGTACTTTCACAGCCGGCAGTACAAGCATCCTGACGTGTTTCAGGGGAAGCGTGTCCTCGTGGTTGGCATGGGCAATTCGGGAGTGGACATCGCAGTGGAGGCCAGCCGTGTAGCTACAAAG gTGACTGTTTGCACTGGCCGAGGTGCCTGGGTGCTCAGCCGCGTGTTTGACCATGGTTACCCATGGGACATGGTTTTCAACACTCGCCTTATGAGCTTGATCAGAAACAGCCTCCCTGGACCCCTTTCACGGGGGTTAATTAACTACAGGGTGAACCAGTGGTTCAAGCATGAAAACTATGGCCTTCAACCAGAGAAGAG CTGCTTGGTACGGGAACCTGTGCTGAACGATGACCTTCCAAGCTACATCCTGACAGGGAGGATCACCATAAAGCCGGGTGTGAAGGAGTTCAAGGAAAACTCAGTTGTCTTCCACAATTACCCTGAGGAGGAGCCCATTGATATTGTTGTCTTCTGCACGGGCTACAACGTCTCTTTCCCGTTCCTAGAAGAAGCAGTTGTCAAAGTGGAAAACAAGCATGCATCCCTCTACAAATATGTGTTCCCAACCCATCTGCAGAGGCCCACTCTGGCCATCCTTGGGTTGATCAAGCCATTTGGAGCCATCATGCCTGTGATAGAGATGCAAGCACGCTGGGTGACCCGTGTCTTCAAAG GCTTGTGTCAGTTGCCTCCTCAGTCTGTCATGGAGAAGGAAGtaaatgagaagaagaaaaaccaa CCCCTGGG GTTTGGTCTGTCCTTTGATGAAGTCCTCAAAACTGATTGCCTGGTCTACATGGACAAGCTTGCCTCCTTCATCGGCGCCAAGCCCAgcgtgctggggctgctctgcagggacccCTGGCTGGCCCTCACTGTTTTCTTTGGCCCCTGCACCCCCTACCAGTACCGGCTGGGTGGTCCTGGGCGTTGGGAGGGTGCACGCCAGGCCATCCTCACCCAGTGGGACCGGACCCTGAAGCCCACAAGAACACGAATTCCCAccggctcctccagcccctgcccttctCTTCTGACTGTGATggggctcctcctgctcctggctgctgtGGTTTTTGGTTTCCAGTAA
- the FMO1 gene encoding flavin-containing monooxygenase 1 isoform X1, whose product MRVAVVGAGVSGLTAIKCCLDEGLKPTCFEQSRDIGGLWRYTEHVEAGRPSLYPSVISNTSKEMSAFSDFPYPEDFPVFLPNARLLDYLRRYVEHFSLQEHIKFGTTVVSIQKRPDFATTGQWDVVTEADGKQTLHVFDAVMVCSGNFSEPSLPLHCFPGIEKFQGQYFHSRQYKHPDVFQGKRVLVVGMGNSGVDIAVEASRVATKVTVCTGRGAWVLSRVFDHGYPWDMVFNTRLMSLIRNSLPGPLSRGLINYRVNQWFKHENYGLQPEKSCLVREPVLNDDLPSYILTGRITIKPGVKEFKENSVVFHNYPEEEPIDIVVFCTGYNVSFPFLEEAVVKVENKHASLYKYVFPTHLQRPTLAILGLIKPFGAIMPVIEMQARWVTRVFKGLCQLPPQSVMEKEVNEKKKNQVRWFGLSFDEVLKTDCLVYMDKLASFIGAKPSVLGLLCRDPWLALTVFFGPCTPYQYRLGGPGRWEGARQAILTQWDRTLKPTRTRIPTGSSSPCPSLLTVMGLLLLLAAVVFGFQ is encoded by the exons aTGAGAGTGGCGGTGGTGGGTGCAGGTGTCAGTGGGCTGACAGCCATCAAGTGCTGCCTGGATGAAGGGCTGAAGCCCACCTGCTTCGAGCAGAGCCGAGACATCGGGGGGCTCTGGCGCTACACG GAGCACGTTGAGGCTGGCCGGCCAAGCCTCTACCCGTCAGTCATCAGCAACACCTCAAAGGAGATGTCGGCGTTCTCTGACTTCCCCTACCCTGAGGATTTCCCAGTGTTCCTGCCCAACGCCCGGCTCCTGGACTACCTCCGGCGCTACGTAGAGCACTTCAGCCTCCAGGAGCACATCAAGTTTGGG ACCACTGTTGTCAGCATCCAGAAGCGCCCTGACTTTGCCACCACGGGCCAGTGGGATGTGGTTACAGAGGCAGATGGGAAGCAGACATTGCATGTCTTCGATGCTGTTATGGTTTGCAGCGGCAATTTCTCTGAGCCGTCCCTCCCCCTGCACTGTTTTCCTG GCATTGAGAAGTTTCAAGGCCAGTACTTTCACAGCCGGCAGTACAAGCATCCTGACGTGTTTCAGGGGAAGCGTGTCCTCGTGGTTGGCATGGGCAATTCGGGAGTGGACATCGCAGTGGAGGCCAGCCGTGTAGCTACAAAG gTGACTGTTTGCACTGGCCGAGGTGCCTGGGTGCTCAGCCGCGTGTTTGACCATGGTTACCCATGGGACATGGTTTTCAACACTCGCCTTATGAGCTTGATCAGAAACAGCCTCCCTGGACCCCTTTCACGGGGGTTAATTAACTACAGGGTGAACCAGTGGTTCAAGCATGAAAACTATGGCCTTCAACCAGAGAAGAG CTGCTTGGTACGGGAACCTGTGCTGAACGATGACCTTCCAAGCTACATCCTGACAGGGAGGATCACCATAAAGCCGGGTGTGAAGGAGTTCAAGGAAAACTCAGTTGTCTTCCACAATTACCCTGAGGAGGAGCCCATTGATATTGTTGTCTTCTGCACGGGCTACAACGTCTCTTTCCCGTTCCTAGAAGAAGCAGTTGTCAAAGTGGAAAACAAGCATGCATCCCTCTACAAATATGTGTTCCCAACCCATCTGCAGAGGCCCACTCTGGCCATCCTTGGGTTGATCAAGCCATTTGGAGCCATCATGCCTGTGATAGAGATGCAAGCACGCTGGGTGACCCGTGTCTTCAAAG GCTTGTGTCAGTTGCCTCCTCAGTCTGTCATGGAGAAGGAAGtaaatgagaagaagaaaaaccaagTGCGATG GTTTGGTCTGTCCTTTGATGAAGTCCTCAAAACTGATTGCCTGGTCTACATGGACAAGCTTGCCTCCTTCATCGGCGCCAAGCCCAgcgtgctggggctgctctgcagggacccCTGGCTGGCCCTCACTGTTTTCTTTGGCCCCTGCACCCCCTACCAGTACCGGCTGGGTGGTCCTGGGCGTTGGGAGGGTGCACGCCAGGCCATCCTCACCCAGTGGGACCGGACCCTGAAGCCCACAAGAACACGAATTCCCAccggctcctccagcccctgcccttctCTTCTGACTGTGATggggctcctcctgctcctggctgctgtGGTTTTTGGTTTCCAGTAA